DNA sequence from the Deltaproteobacteria bacterium genome:
GGTCCGGATGCGTAGCCGGACCGGAGGGTCTTCTTCCATCACCCCCCTGAGGAGTATTTATTATATGGTCAGGGTTCTAACCTCGATCCTTTCCTTTAACCAGCATTCGCGGAGGTGACCTAATGAATTTTTTGTTATTGAAAGTCAGCACCTTCTTTCTATCGGTATTTTTGTTGATCTGGATTTTTTCTCTGGTCCGTCGAAGGCTGCTGATCGAAGAATATTCCTTTTTATGGATCTGCATTGCCGGGGTTTTTCTGGCCCTCTCCTTTTTTCATCCGGTTATGGATAAGGTAGCCCATTGGTTGGGAATCGACTATGGGCCTTCAGCCCTCTTTTTGTTTTTTAATATAGTGACCCTTTTTATCCTGATCCATGTTTCCATTCAACTTTCCGACTATAAATCTAAAAAAAGGCTCCTGGCCCAGGAGATCGCCTTGTTGCGGGACAAAGTCGAAGAACTTTCCGGCAAGGAGAGGGTCCATGAAAATGCGTAGACGGCACCT
Encoded proteins:
- a CDS encoding DUF2304 domain-containing protein, whose amino-acid sequence is MNFLLLKVSTFFLSVFLLIWIFSLVRRRLLIEEYSFLWICIAGVFLALSFFHPVMDKVAHWLGIDYGPSALFLFFNIVTLFILIHVSIQLSDYKSKKRLLAQEIALLRDKVEELSGKERVHENA